One window of the Leishmania panamensis strain MHOM/PA/94/PSC-1 chromosome 16 sequence genome contains the following:
- a CDS encoding tRNA methyltransferase, putative (TriTrypDB/GeneDB-style sysID: LpmP.16.0320), whose translation MSAKPTDSSMEPRAVPHSYRKRVHSTVELAVLVYQPLEASGALLSILRGKLYHQRNVRSVLDVVAVPTDTGDQGHSAASKVRVEYLAPPSNKANRNSSSNIGCALRDDIQRGSRAAATCNSSPPPTPPAFLEGCCKMCLLDPAVLEAAELWPDPASVTQNSTPVFLLGAGIPGARVTQQLEAALQAGQLPRKAADLLQQLHERLAASLTENQDGDPQAQDSLRAVAAPPSPSSRKRGSYVGAVEVTFASRTVELSYRNYTMSELLSMVLPLREDADLVALSGFEQVGHIAHVNLSAAHLPYADVIGQVILDCNETVSVVVNKVDAISSVFREFKMNIIGERRRADDLGGDVGVGANVSDSGEVGDSLTAEEKAVIALEASSLISPAEARLNRMLTAAVRQHGCCFRVPYNRVYWNSRLSFEHARLVDQMRPGDVLFDVMAGVGPFAVPAAKKGVQVFANDLNPVAAQYMKVNAELNRLPANSFHVFNMDGRHFLNSVLFDSITGAAASKIEATATSHPGCVCTGRRHVTMNLPAVAVEFLDVFQPLSNTSSLAGEQQSNAATTVAVNERWNRLPAHVEPNDIDQGTLFHVYGFSAAEDLIADAVRQVEANLGYTLPPESIEEVLMVRDVAPTKRMMCVSFTLPPAFWANLLASQPGKDGASFTHAVTASALVEEGAEPTIKRAKADALLTRGV comes from the coding sequence ATGTCGGCGAAACCAACAGATTCATCGATGGAACCGAGGGCGGTGCCGCATAGCTACCGTAAAAGAGTCCATTCCACAGTCGAGCTTGCGGTGCTTGTGTACCAGCCGCTCGAAGCATCTGGCGCGCTGCTCAGCATTCTGCGCGGCAAGCTCTACCATCAGCGCAACGTGCGCAGCGTGTTGGATGTTGTTGCGGTGCCCACTGACACGGGCGACCAAGGACACTCCGCGGCGTCGAAGGTGCGTGTAGAGTACCTTGCGCCTCCGTCAAACAAAGCCAAcaggaacagcagcagcaatatCGGCTGTGCCCTCCGCGACGACATCCAACGCGGCTcaagggcggcggcaacgtgcaactcgtcgccgccgcctacCCCGCCAGCGTTCCTCGAGGGTTGCTGCAAGATGTGCCTTCTCGACCCGGCGGTCCTTGAGGCTGCTGAGCTGTGGCCCGACCCCGCCTCGGTGACACAGAACAGCACgcctgtttttcttcttggcGCTGGTATTCCCGGCGCTCGCGTCACCCAGCAGCTGGAAGCCGCTCTGCAGGCAGGCCAGCTGCCTCGCAAAGCCGCTGatctgcttcagcagctccacgaGCGACTTGCTGCAAGTCTCACAGAGAACCAGGACGGCGACCCGCAGGCGCAAGACTCGCTTCGTGCGgttgcagcaccgccgtcgccttccAGCAGGAAGCGAGGGTCGTATGTTGGCGCGGTGGAGGTGACCTTCGCTTCTCGTACGGTGGAGCTCAGTTACCGCAATTACACAATGTCGGAGTTGCTCTCAATGGTATTGCCCCTCCGTGAGGACGCTGATCTTGTGGCGCTCAGTGGCTTTGAGCAGGTGGGGCACATTGCCCACGTCAACCTCTCCGCCGCACATCTGCCCTACGCTGACGTCATTGGGCAGGTCATCCTTGACTGCAACGAGACGGTGAGCGTAGTGGTCAATAAGGTGGACGCAATCAGCAGCGTGTTTCGTGAATTCAAAATGAACATTATAGGtgagcgccgccgtgcgGATGACCTTGGTGGCGATGTTGGAGTGGGGGCCAATGTCAGCGACTCTGGAGAGGTTGGCGACTCGCTGACggcggaagagaaggcggtgATTGCACTGGAGGCGTCATCTTTGATTTCTCCTGCGGAGGCACGGCTCAATCGGATGCTGACAGCAGCTGTTCGCCAGCACGGTTGTTGCTTCCGTGTGCCGTACAACCGTGTCTACTGGAACTCGCGCCTGAGCTTTGAGCACGCGCGACTGGTAGATCAGATGAGACCAGGGGATGTGTTGTTTGACGTCATGGCCGGCGTGGGCCCGTTTGCCGTGCCTgcggcgaagaagggcgTGCAGGTCTTTGCCAACGACCTCAACCCAGTTGCAGCGCAGTACATGAAGGTCAACGCGGAGCTCAACCGCCTACCTGCCAACTCCTTCCACGTATTCAACATGGACGGGCGCCACTTTCTAAACTCGGTGCTCTTCGACAGCATCACCGGGGCGGCAGCATCGAAGATCGAGGCGACGGCTACATCGCACCCAGGATGCGTCTGCaccggccgccgccacgtgaCCATGAACCTGCCAGCCGTTGCTGTCGAGTTCCTCGACGTCTTCCAGCCACTCTCCAACACCAGTTCTCTCGCtggcgagcagcagagcaACGCAGCCACTACAGTGGCAGTAAACGAGAGATGGAATCGCTTACCAGCCCACGTGGAGCCCAATGACATTGACCAAGGCACCCTCTTCCACGTGTACGGCTTCTCAGCCGCGGAAGACCTCATCGCTGATGCTGTGCGGCAAGTGGAGGCAAACCTCGGCTACACGCTCCCACCAGAGAGCATCGAGGAAGTGCTCATGGTGAGAGACGTCGCGCCGACTAAGCGGATGATGTGCGTCAGCTTCACACTGCCGCCAGCCTTCTGGGCAAACCTGCTCGCGTCGCAACCCGGCAAAGACGGGGCATCATTCACCCATGCAGTGACGGCCAGCGCActcgtggaggagggggcggagccGACCATAAAAAGGGCCAAAGCAGATGCGCTGTTAACGCGGGGCGTTTGA
- a CDS encoding hypothetical protein (TriTrypDB/GeneDB-style sysID: LpmP.16.0310) — MLVRSPWWRAPQRARHTWMVLMTDECATMAPLDIAAFVQRTFDDGCWAPAKGSAGPAAGMTTSGAQSAAVAPVSYWPVSSSPLAASGLPPLPIAGAPAARAHAWAAVARLLCESGDWVRAAAVVDGLPLPEQQAARHKAVRDEWPLPLPVRESWRLAATARAAAAAPLPAPGAECPAGALQSVALPSREPLASCRTTELVRVAYGLSRSRAADAAVAASAGASAGPLRGPRSEQQAIVAELCRRGAVLEAVQCVANWQRRHLALAEAEEATPAVATDTRAGAFDGVKAVTAALFPFAPTRGAGDGARARSGAPAGADWAFGPHSAPRSGRPPLYSLAHLQVIRQVAASHPVMLAQCLRGRGVVDRLLCHAGEAVAAEVALLLLGHIAGLGGGVAERGLAAPKGVASAETCWRALAALLFPLHPCIHAQPKTGKEKLLSALLAALDATAHMGAADRVHTGRTSSAAGGGGTVSLPVQGDAGVRRGGRTPVVLSDRARSAIKAAVESVCSPLLSHAAQVRFIRLPTFGQLARALGDLGVAVPNALAQCLFLCMADAAVPPPASGASSDTVAQYLSCDPPGRWLHALAMLDAAHRESAYRVSAAHERALLSGLQSISITRTWTAALRTVAALEGTHQVLPDERTLPTLLLNLKQQSWQNAFHVLRYVPGGEADRASPSVLRDLQLVALKHASWVVPLRLMAHLQRRQADGFMSYLYCLCAAARGGNAELAFEHFQSLRRGRGRHSALLLLSPYNELTVGVAAVAMLDGGHEEALVSFSTRVVAMRAAGDTAAPAAEAAAAASGRPLLTAGGREMAQAAHVCALLALHRHGALASFLAGCAAASLPAVLRRVVVLQCLLGLDHLRAPVRLVFDVVGYRGGTLQGDEVRDLPDAGQSPLRGFLVAVAADQQGGGTFETRQRGAAERRQHLYISVAHQRRQKKALAAAWGLFMREQEAVLPPHVARLVAESMVEEGVGAEYLTAALL, encoded by the coding sequence atgcTCGTGCGGTCGCCCTGGTGGCGTGCGCCGCAGCGGGCGCGCCACACGTGGATGGTGCTGATGACGGACGAGTGCGCCACGATGGCACCGCTGGACATCGCCGCCTTTGTGCAGCGCACCTTCGATGACGGCTGCTGGGCGCCGGCTAAGGGCTCGGCGGGGCCGGCCGCCGGCATGACGACCAGCGGTGCGCAGTccgcagccgtggcgccTGTGAGCTACTGGCctgtctcttcttcgccgctgGCGGCATCCGGACTACCGCCCCTGCCGATTGCCGGTGCACCGGCGGCGAGGGCGCACGCatgggctgcggtggcgcgcctCCTGTGCGAGAGCGGCGACTGGgttcgcgctgctgccgtcgtcgacgGGCTTCCGCTGCCGGAGCAACAGGCTGCCAGACACAAGGCGGTGCGCGATGAgtggccgctgccactgccggtGCGGGAGTCGTGGAGGCTGGCAGCGACCGCACGggccgcggctgcggcgccactcCCCGCCCCCGGCGCTGAGTGCCCTGCGGGCGCCCTCCAGAGTGTCGCCCTACCGTCGCGCGAACCCCTCGCGtcgtgccgcaccaccgagCTTGTGCGGGTGGCCTACGGCTTGAGCCGGTCGCGTGCGGCAGAcgccgcggtggccgccTCGGCTGGTGCGTCGGCGGGTCCCCTGCGTGGGCCGAGgtcggagcagcaggcgatTGTGGCCGAGCTGTGCCGCCGTGGTGCcgtgctggaggcggtgcagtgcgTTGCGAattggcagcggcggcacctggcgctcgcggaggcggaggaggcgacgccCGCCGTTGCGACTGACACGCGTGCTGGCGCCTTTGACGGGGTGaaggcggtgacggcggcgctcttCCCGTTTGCGCCGACGCGCGGTGCCGGCGatggtgcacgtgcgcgcagcggcgcgccggcTGGCGCTGACTGGGCGTTCGGGCCTCACTCCGCCCCGCGGAGCGGGCGACCGCCGCTGTACTCGCTGGCGCATCTCCAGGTGATCCGGCAAGTGGCGGCCAGCCACCCCGTCATGCTCGCACAGTGCCTGCGCGGCAGGGGCGTCGTGGATCGGCTGCTGTGTCACGcgggcgaggcggtggctgcggaggtggccctgctgctcctggGGCACATCGCAGGCctgggcggcggcgtggcggagCGGGGGCTGGCGGCGCCCAAGGGGGTTGCGTCTGCGGAGACGTGCTGGCGggcactggcggcgctgctctttcctctccacccGTGCATCCACGCCCAGCCAAAGACCGGCAAGGAGAAGCTTctgtcggcgctgcttgCGGCGCTCGACGCGACGGCGCACATGGGCGCTGCAGACCGCGTGCACACCGGCCGCACGtcgagcgctgctggcggtggggGCACTGTATCGCTGCCGGTACAGGGCGACGCGGgtgtgcggcgcggcggccggACGCCCGTGGTGCTCTCCGACAgggcgcgcagcgccatcaagGCCGCAGTGGAGTCCGTgtgctcgccgctgctcagccacgcggcgcaggtgcgcTTTATTCGCCTACCCACGTTTGGCCAGCTGGCGAGGGCGCTCGGCGATCTTGGCGTGGCTGTGCCGAACGCGCTGGCCCAGTGTCTCTTCCTGTGCATGGCAgacgcggcggtgccaccaccCGCCTCGGGCGCCTCTAGCGATACTGTGGCCCAGTACCTCTCCTGCGACCCGCCGGGCCGCTGGCTGCACGCGCTGGCCATGCTCGACGCCGCCCATCGGGAGTCGGCGTACCGCGTCTCCGCCGCCCacgagcgcgcgctgctcagcGGCCTGCAGAGCATCTCCATCACGCGCACGTGGACGGCTGCCCTGCGCACGGTTGCCGCCTTGGAGGGGACGCACCAGGTACTGCCCGACGAGCGCACTCTGCCAACGCTCCTCCTCAACCTCAAGCAGCAGTCGTGGCAGAACGCCTTCCACGTGCTGCGGTACGTCCCTGGCGGGGAGGCTGACCGGGCCTCGCCATCGGTCCTGCGAGACTTGCAGCTGGTTGCGCTCAAGCACGCTTCGTGGGTGGTCCCGCTGCGCCTCATGGcccacctgcagcgccgccaagCCGACGGCTTCATGAGCTACCTCTACTGCTTGTGCGCCGCGGCCCGCGGTGGGAACGCCGAGCTCGCTTTCGAGCACTTCCAGTCGCTGAGGCGTGGGCGGGGCCGGCACTCGGCGttgcttttgctttctccGTACAATGAGCTGACGGTGGGcgttgcagcggtggcgatgctgGACGGTGGCCACGAGGAGGCACTGGTGTCCTTCAGCACGCGCGTGGTGGCCATGCGTGCGGCTGgtgacacagcagcaccagcagccgaggcggcggcggcggcgtcgggCCGCCCTCTACTGACTGCTGGTGGGCGGGAGATGGCTCAGGcggcgcacgtgtgcgcgctgctcgcgctgcatcgccacgGCGCATTGGCGTCCTTCCTGGCGgggtgcgcggcggcgtcgctgccggcggtgctgcggcgagtggtggtgctgcagtgccttctTGGACTGGACCACCTGCGCGCGCCTGTGCGACTCGTCTTCGACGTGGTTGGCTACCGAGGCGGCACCCTGCAGGGGGATGAGGTGCGTGATCTGCCGGATGCGGGCCAGAGCCCGCTGCGGGGGTTCCtcgttgctgtggcggcggaccagcagggcggcggcacctttgagacgcggcagcgcggGGCAGCAGAGCGTCGCCAGCACCTGTACATATCCGTCGCGCACCAGAGACGccagaagaaggcgctggcggcggcgtgggggCTGTTCATGCGGGAGCAGGAGGCGGTCCTGCCGCCACATGTCGCTCGCCTCGTTGCGGAGTcgatggtggaggagggggtgggggctgaGTATCTGACAGCGGCCCTGCTGTAG